Sequence from the Macrobrachium rosenbergii isolate ZJJX-2024 chromosome 26, ASM4041242v1, whole genome shotgun sequence genome:
AAATCAGATTGAGCAAGCTTGGTCCCCTGGTGAAGGCTGCCTTTATTCTTGACATCAAATATActataacgaggcggcgagtaagaggcaaaGTCAAtgtgtattctgatttattgatacaaaatctcgtacaggtcaagagctcttgcgagCGTAAAAGTAACGTTTGacattaagaaaaaagaagagatatcTCTAAGCAgccagatgtgttttctcacacctgaaaaatggttaacaattctatatacaaattcgagagagagctcaatacatatggttggaaagcttgcaatgtcTGTTGTACGTTCGTAATTACAGTTCCATCAACGTCATTAAGTAGCTTCTGAAAAATGCgtaaaagatcgtttgaatcaggagcgctggatctgtgtttcttgAGAGTGCTCGGTGCGTCAcgcagatttttgttttgaaagcgaggatgccctgaggTTCCCGGCGACCGATCGGGACCTCACAATACCTATCAGTTTCCATAAACATCACGGTTACCGGAAGCAGATGCCTAACTAACTGGTAATTATATGTCTTCGAGGCCTTGAAGATTGGCGTCAGTCGGAAAAATAGAGCTTGGAaggcaaaaatgataaaacattgaGGTTTAGGAGCAGTTACTGCAGacgcactgaaaaaaaaaaaatgtaaacatgacAACAGTTGGCTGTTGCTTCTTGTGAAATCACCCAAAATTCGACTGAGCTTCAGGTCAACCATATATGTCTCATTGTCGTGGATTCAAGGATATGTGGGTGACTTATCAGTATTTTCTGAACGTTTTCTAAGTAGGTCCCTCCCATGCCACATTATCAATTCCCGAAAGCTCTTTTTTGCTGGTCATTCCTTCATGCTTGGTACTGAAGTTTGTAGACCTGTACTTCTCCAGTGCATAATGAGCTGAGCAGTAAATGACAGAGGTTAAAACGGCTAAACCAGTCCAAATCAGGGAAGTATATACGTGACCCAGGTGTTCCTTCATCTCTCCCCCTATGACGATACCCAGGAATTTTCCTGGAAGGAAAGTTCAACATTAGCATAAGTTTCTCTAAAAGTATAAACAATACATACTTCATACACTTTCGTTGCTCATGTGAAATTCTGAGGCTACTTATAACCGTCACATTCCAGTGTTCGTTCATACCTTAACCAatcccttaaataaaattaatattcttcacAGTCTctgtaaaacatttttgttttagaataaaaacatttcatgtaAATTAAAGTAAATGTTCTTAACTTTGACATTACAAATTACATCGCGCAATCACtcagttttaaagtaaaatctcaccaaagagaattaaaagatcaaTTAATCCAATATTAGTCACAGCAGGCTATCAATTCTCCATAAATATTCCACTGATGTTCGGTTTACGAGTACATCCATGGATCCTGCTGATCAGTCATAAGTGAAGTTGTTTGTCCTGGAGAGGATCAATAAACATCAGAAGCATTATTTACAAAGGTAAAAGACACGGTACTTAGCTCATTGTCGTAACTGTTGTACTGTAGGTAGAATGTGAATCTGTGCCTGGCTAGGTCCAGAAAATGAGGAAGAGCAGTTGTGCATGGTGACCTCAGTTGCAAAACTTGGTGCCAGAGGAGAGAAAAGGGACATAGCAAGGAAAAGATTATTTTGTGGATGTAAGGGGGCGATGAGAAATGGCTGGGACAGAGGAATCAAACGTGgacataaatgtaattaaggcaAGTAAGTTAGACAAGACAGCTGTAGTGGTAAATAAAGTGAAGATGACCGGAAAATGAGCTGGGGTTAACGGAATCAGTGTGGAAGGTATTCCTGAGGCTTCCCAGTGCGTGCAAAGTGTGTTTGGAGAAGGATGTGGTGACATTCATAATATTCTTAGTACTAGTGCTgtaagataaaatagaaaatgtgCACGTTCTAACCTAAGCCATAATGTACTATTCCGTGGAGCCCTCTAAAGGAGGCAATGTTTTCTGTAGGGAAGAGAACTGCAAGATACGTGACGGATGCTGTCAAGAAGAATCCGTCTGCTGCAGATCCTATGGCCTCAAGTGGTAGAACCCACCAAGGGTTTTGAAGAAAGGAGAAACCTAGAAGGAAAACTGTTGTTTAGTATTGCACCAAATTACAATTAATTTGTACTCTTATTATCAAAATCTTCTTGGGATTTTTCCATGAACTCCTGAAtctagtttagagagagagagagagacagggatcCTGCTTTTCTCATCTGCAAAGTAACTTCATTCTCTTTCTGTGGGTGTTCTTTTGACCACTGTTCAGTTGAACTTAAGAAAGAGATCCTCTTCCCTGTGAAGTGTCCCCATTACACCTTCCTAGCCACCTCTTGCTACATTCATCCTGTGGAAGTCAGTCATCCTCGGACTGCACAGTTTGGtgactgtttctctttcctccactGGCTTTTGGAAATATTCCTGTTTTCGTTTCCAAAGATTCTCCTAACCTTCCATCCTTCAAGACAAGTCTGTAACCTCTTTATTTTGAATCATGGAGTCTGTGTTGATGCCATTACCACACACCAATAGCGTACGTCTGAAATGTCATTCTTTATCAGTTCAGCGGGATattcttgtaactctctctctctctctctctctctctctctctctctctctctctctctctctctctctctctctctctctctctctctctctgttggaaaatTTACTATTTCTTTCTTTGACTACCTTACGCTCCACCATAAATCACAATACCTTTTATCCTTCGTGACGTCCTGTCGTTTGCACAGCCGAGATTGTGCCCCCAGAGAGGCAAGGAGGGTAACAAAGACTTCTTCTTTGTCATTGTTCAAAAGATGGCACGAAAAATCGAACAACTTCAGCTCGATTTAGCCACAGTCAATCGTCTCAGATACTTGATCATTGCTTCACCTGACGTTTTTCCTTCTAGTCCTACACATTATCAGGCTCCTTATCACTGCCTTATCTTCGTTTTTCCTGCACAGCATCTCTTCTCTAAAGCATTATTTGTCCTACTTAGCAGGTTAACCAAAGAATTTCTTCTTGATGACATTTAGCCCCAGGGATCTGTAAAGACGTCCATTCCTCAGTAATGCAGTTTTTGCTATCAGACTTTGTCCTTGGCTTGCTGTCAAGAAATTTTGTGTTTCAGCAATTTCAAGACCCACCAGCAGGTGTTGGTGCCTCCTTTAATTCAGCTGGAAATCTATGCATCTCGGCAAGGAGGAAAATATTCATATCATGAGCTTGCTGCTCACGAGAAAGAACATTATTCCTTACCAACAAAATAGTCACAAATATTACTTTTGCATATCCAGTACTATGGCTTTTGTTCTTCCTAATAGATCCATAGCTTTAATAATGATCCTAATTTATATCAAGAGCTTTACAAATGAAGTGGGTAGCGAACTCAGTCTTTTAGTCAGTTCTCAGTAATTGTGACGTATGATTTTGGAAGCATTGACTATAATCCTGCTCCACAGAAAGTTCATCACTCCGttatagaataaaaacaatgttataaCTCCACACATGATACTAAAGTAATGATTAACAGTGTTCAGAAACCACGGTATTTGCTGGTAACAATTCTCAAGCAAAGATAATCCAAGCCTGCCACTACTCCATAAAAAAAGCATGTTGGAAACATAAGAATGTGATAGAGGTGATGGCCTCGAAAGAGAATCTGACTTACCAAGAAACTGTACACCATGTGCCGCTAGACCAAACGTTATAAGAGGCACGTATCCAAATGACTTTGCTAAATTGCAAGTCACCAGGGTCATAATGAACTCGAAGGGTGCCCCTACAGTCACTGTCATGCCAATGAGTATTTCACTAGCTCCCAGCTCATGCAGGTACCGGTACATGAAAGTTTCAAAGTAGCCTGTAAACATGCCTGTGGAAGGAAAATCTATGTGAAATATTTGGAGTATGtgaatgcaaataattttttatactaaAAGCACCACAAAAGAAGCAGTCTCTTCATTTTAATGCTGATTTTTATGTCTTGAGCCACAAAACAACACTATTgaggttttgtaaaaaaaaaaaaatggaaagcactAGCAGAACACTGAGTTGTCATGCAAGAGCCTAGTGATATGTTGAAGCGCATCGCTGCCCTAAGAATGATGATGAaagatgaataacaaataaagaacagttaatgaaagaattaaacagtgttcaaatgcaaataaatgacGCTGCGTTGCCAACAGCAATCTTATCTTTGTTATGGAGGCCGGAAGTAATTATAATATTCACAGCTGTTTCAGAACCAATATTTTGCGGTTAACAGTCACCTACTGGTTTTCCTTTTCGGCCATTGAGGGAACTTGTTATAGTCAGTTTTTTGCGGGAAAACTAGTTTGTTTTTCAGTTACCATACTCATTTGTATTTACATGAACAAAATTGCCTTGATCAAAATACATTTACAGTTAACAGTGAATCCTTAATAACTGACATTAGAAATAGTCCATTACTGCTGAAGGAGGTTTTAAACTAAGTATTATCAAATATGCATTTAAGACCAAGAGCTTTGTCcccaaattaaacaaaaaggcTCCATGTACAAAGAGTTGAATTCCTAATACCTGCACTGCCAATGCATAGCGAATCCTGGAGTGGCAGTACGCTCTGTGGTCAGCTGCTGAACTTTATACCGACTTCTTAATTCGGTCCAAATGTATGGTTTTTAGTACCCATTCCATTGGCAGCAAAATTTATATCATGTGCAGCCTGAATTATCCTGTTCTGAAGATGACTAACTAttgcaaacaaaaagaaaaacctagAACACTATTCAGTGAAACCCAAATACTTGTCTAGGTTTGCTGGGACAAAACTTCCAGCACAGAATTTATGAGTTTTATATGTCTTATTATTAAACAAGTCAGAGGCAACTCCGAAATTCGTTGAAACAATTTTTATCCTGTTTGCAGAATATGCTGCTTGACATGTAATAGTTGCCAGCAAGTCTAAAGGGACATCATCAGTATGCAGTTTTTCTGTACACAGGCTGACTTGGCTTAATGTCTAGGTTCAAAGTAACCACCATAAGGCTTAAAATTCCTAGTTTTAGCTTAGTACTCTTATGTAGCAATTAAATTACATAGATTCACTAATGAATATGGCAGCCTACTCAGTTTCATTTGAATCTTGTATGGATTGTCCTCCTCTAGAAGAATATCTCACTATTTATAGaatataaccaaaataaatcTCCAAGTTTTTGAGAATCACTGAAAAGCTTGATCTCGGACATCTGCCTTTAGTATGAGTCCCCCCAACCATGATCTTCACCCACCTGCCGCAAACAAAGCCCCATAGAGGATGAGAGGCTCTGGCCTGATCAAGAGCTGGAAAATCTCCCGAGTGAGTGAGAGAGCTGGCATCTTGAAGTCAATGTTCACGCCAAGCATTAACAATCCCGTAACTACTTGCATTGCAGCTGAGACGTAGAAAATTTCACtgtagaataaataaaagcatcaattttatatttatttgacaaTCTTATGAGATGTGCTCTCAGAATATTCAAGAAGTCTCTCGATTAtcattgaaaaatgaatttttcagctTTCCCACTCACTTGAAGCTTCCTGTCTGTTCCACAATAACCCCTCCCAGAAAAGAGCTGATGAAGGCACCCACTGTTCCCCAAGCTCTTTGGTAGCCAAAGTTGACGTCTGAATTTTGGACATTAGCCATCACAGCAGCATCAAAGAAGACGTATGTTATTCCATTAACTATCCTGTGATAAAATCATTCGAGTTTATACCGACCGTTTTTCAAAGAACTAGACTAATTATTTGTCCTCTATAATATTTCTTAAAGCACTTTGAATAGACTAAAATAATCCCAAGGACTTCAGCTTCATCTTTCGATGTAATTTCATCTGACAATTGTTACTGGCTTTATCTGAAAGGAATTTAACTTGATTCATTCTAAAATATTATGCAAGACTTGCACggtaaatgaaatgttaaaaacagAACCTcgttatttgtaaaagtaacaCAGCTTTgtctaaattataaaaatagttgCCAGTTCCACCACTGCAAAAATCTTACCCATAAGCAGTACGAACGCAAAGGTATATCCAAAACGTCCATTTCAGCTGGTCATCATCAACCTCTGTCGCTGAGTTGGCCTGACCTGAGCTGTTGACTTCAAAGGAAAAGTTTGACGATGTTGCATCAGAGAAATTCGAAATCGGCGTCTCAACATTAGCTGATGGAACCCATGTGAAAAACAAGGCAATCCCTCCTGTTATTATAGAAGCAGTAGCCATCAGGatctataaacaaaaacagaattaaaGTATTTTAGTTGACGATCATTTCAAAATGAATGGCGTTGTCATCCCCAGGCACAGAAGGACTGTGAACAGTTTTAGAGACGCCATAATTATTGGCtgtatttttattagaattgtCAATTTACCATCAGATCCTATTTCTGTTCTGGTGTAGAATAACATCAATTGAattttggtactttttttttttttttttttactgcatctaTATAAACTGTTAAAACTGTACTTAAAATCTTGCAAATTGTCCCTTTAAGTTTTAGTGTCATCAAATTGTCGTTAGGaaaacatttggtatttgaacgcTACTCTAGACAAAAGTAACATTTTGAATCTGTTTTCTACAGTGTTAATGCAAGTTATgatgtgtattttttcttctttagttaCACTTATTCTATTCTATACTCATACGTAGCCCTGCTGCATTTTGTTCCTTTATGTCCTTTCTGAACCGGCTTTTTCTTCTTAAGACCTATATCATCATTGCGCTTTAGTTAAAAGGTATTATCTTGCAACCTTCGTTTGACTAGCTATTATCCTGGGTAAAGTATCCTTTAAATAAAGTAATGATAAGTCAAGTTTTAAATAAAGTAATGGTAAGTGAATGTTGGTAGGCTAAATAACTCCCATTGAACCCACTTTATTATCTTTTACATGGAACCAACCACTTCTTACCCATACATACTCGTATCAATGAATGCATCAGATGTACGAGTATCTTAACAGAAACATATGGTTGACCTTGCGGCCTAGGTAGGATCAGAATTTCCCCCGTTGACCCTCATCTTTGTCGCTTTTTCGCAAGGTCAGTAAAGTTGAACACTATTGGAAGACACACAGTTCTCTGTCTTCAAATACTCCCTCTTGTTTTACGGAATTACAGTGCTATTTCTTACCCTGTAGTTACCAACTTTATCCCCAACGAAGCCACcgatgaaagggaagaaaatagtGGCGACGGCCGTAACGGAGGCTATGGTGCCAGTCTGGTATTCACTGAGCCCGATGGCTTTCTGATGAATCGTGAACTGCGGCCATAGTATCACAACAGCTGTAAATAGAAGAAAAGATCAAGGTCATTAGGATATACAATCCTGCCCAAACAAATAACATCTTCGGTCATGCAGGCATATGTTTGCAATATTATGGCAAGCCACTTTCCGTGCTTTACCCATCATGTCTCAAATCTTTCTTCATTGTAACATCTTGTGTTCCATGTAATCCCAGCGTACTGGTATGAATTAACCACTTCCATTTTTGCATCATTAACGCAATAagtcatttttatctcttccATAACTTGACCCTTGCTTACAATGCTTTGATCTTTCTCCTTCTACAAACTTCTGCCACCTCTTGGCAGCTCTTTGCTGTCATCAACTGACACTTTATCTCCTGGAAATTCCAGCTACTTCACACACCACCCAGAAACCTTTACAGCATTGTTATGCCTCGTCCTTTCCCCGACTTCTGGAGCCTCAGGACGCTCGTTCCTGAGACTCACATTGACAAGATGCTTGAGAGTGGACGTTGCTTGGGTGGAAATAACAAATACGTGGACAGAAGGCGaaagttatattatttctttaaaatatcttgTATTCAAAATACCTGCCATAACCCTTTaacccccgtagaggggtagtgccgtcagtgcacctcacccggtgcactgtaggtattagttgagggtctttgcagcgtcccttcatcccctagctgcaacccctttcactcctattactgtacctccgttcaaattctctttctcccatcttactttccaccctctctaacaattgtttcttagtgcaactgcgaggcttccctcctgttacacctttcagacctcctctACCCcccgtttccctttcagcgctgcatgacctcatgggtcccagcgcttggcctctggcctaaattctacattctcttCTATAACCCTTTAACACAGTTCAAACGTACTTGGAAACATAGAAAAATCATGTAGAAGTTGTAACTTGAGCAAGATATCGTATGGGGAGCTGAAATTTCGTGACGTAAGTAAAGTTTCCTAGCATGAGCGGCCCCAAACCGATGCTTTCAAACGATCAGAAAAGGATTTACCACTATAACTTGACTGATACATGAGTAACAGAATTTTTGTACTGAAGATCATTATATCCAGTCCTGGCCCTAGttcttcctttattgttttcagtttgaGCAACCAGTACCCTTTTATCCCTGCGTAAATTTCCTACTAGAGAAGTAACTCGTCCCCCTGCCCCTTGGATTTCTGATACTATAAAAGAGACGATAATGGTAAgagataacttgaaaaataaactaaaaaatcaaagagaaaatattcagctTAGAGAAACTCATAGGAACTGAAGAAAAGGTAAACTCGATGTTAACTGATAGTAGAAAGCAGTACtataaacaagaatttaaaatgctAAAGGTAACATGGCTGCTACGTGGAAGATTACTAATAATATGCTTTCCAATGGAATAAACAGCGATACGAATACCAAAGATGATTTGCAACGTAAAGCTGAAGAGTTTAACGAATTCTTTGCAGAAGTGGGGAGAAAGACCTTTGAAAAAACACAGGAAGAACTGCATAACGGCATGCCTTTGGAAACAGACCCTATTATCCCTCACAGTAGAGTCGATAGTTTTAAACCAAGGCCAGTGGACTGTAACACAGTAATCTTAGTCATTAAAGATTTGAAAGAAACTAACGCCTTTGGATCTGACGGtatttgtttacgtttcattAGAGATGGTTTATATGTTATTGCTTTTTACCTTACGATAATTATCAATACATCAATTGTTACTTATTCATATCCAGACATATGGAAAATTCCCCATGTCATTCCGCTTTTCAAAAGCGGGGATGCCGACGATATCTCTAGTTACCGTCCCATTTCCTTGCTACCTATTCTATCGaaagtacttgaaaaaattattgcaaatcagttaactgaatttttagaggaaaataaaCTAATCTCTTTAAGCCAACATGGATTCCGACCAAAATTATCTACTGAAACAGCCCTTTTAAAATTATCTGacaagatttatgaaaatatagacAACAAAAAAGTTTCGTTACTTTTATTACTAGATTTATCTAAGGCTTTTGATAGCGTGAATCATGCCATATTATTGGAGAAATGTACGTTGGCGAATATTGATCAGAGCTGGTTTAAGAGCTACCTTGAGAATAGGTTTCAGTCCGTCAGGCTAAATGGTACTGTATCatcgaagaaaaatattcaattcgGAGTACCTCAGGGATCAATTCTCGGCCCTATACTTTTCATGGTATATGTTAATGATCTTGCGAGATCAATACCTGGCTGTTTTATAGTTCAATATGCTGATGACACGCAAATACTAATAGAAGGTGACAGTAAGGATATAGCCGACATGATTTGTAAGGCAGAAGACATTCTAAACAGAGCTAAAGACTACTTTTTGAGAAATGGCTTACTTCTAAATGAGAAAAAGACACAGTTTATCATTATTGGATCCAGGCAATATGTGTCAGATATTGGAGATGAGGTACAgataaattttaatggaaatataattaagCCAATGACGACTGTGAAAAATTTAGGTGTTCATTTCGATCGGTACATGAACTTTGACTGTCACATAGATGAAATGTATAAACAAGTACTCGCAAGATAGTCGTCCAGTCACTAGctttaagttttataaaatattgcttaaaaGTTTGGGGATGTACTAACAAATCACAGTTACAAAGAGTACAAAAGCTGCAGAACTTTGCAGCAAGAGTGGCTGTTGGCAACGTTAGAAAGTTTGAACATGTAACTCCACATTTAAAGGAATTGGAATGGTTGAAAATAAGAGACCAGTATACTCTTGACATGTGCACTATGGTATATAaagctttgaataataaaattccagATTGGTTATAGTTTCCCACCAGTATCTTTATTCAGTAATGTCACTACACGCCAAAGGGATGATTTGTATGTTGCAAGACATAAAACTAGTATTGGCTCACGGCAAATCAGAATCCGAGGTCCAGTGTTGTATAATGAacagccacgtgaaataaaagaAGCTGGCTCTGTGTCTATTTTCAAGTCAAAACTAAGGAGTTTACTTTTAACAGAGTcttaattgttcttttaattattagtaccttgttcttagattttaatcaggcttatttttatatcttttactaaCTGATTCTACATTGTAGTTTTTAAATTCAGGTATCCTAATTCAAAATGGGTTCTGAGtctgtacatatattattaagacttatttattgaaaattttagcatttttatatacttatttattgataatttatgacTATTAGATTTCTATTTGAAGCTCATTTTACCTATGATTGTCTACTTTTGTACATAGTTTCAAATAGTTTCCTATGGTATttatattaatgctatttttactgattttgataTTCTTAACCTATACCAAGCTTTGTGtaagatttaaattcaaattgttttatactgaTATGGCTACTTATGTAGAATACCCAATCTACAATTGgaaataaaggattattattattattattattattattattattattattattattattattattattaattattattatttcaactgatCGCTTTTTTGTTTAGGaaaggagaaatataaaatttaggccaaagtccgaGCGCTGGaccctatgaggtcatccagcactgaaatgggaaactgagagtaagaaggtttgaaaggtgtaacaggagggaaaccctcaaagcagttgcactaggaaacaatttttagagaggggggaaagtcagatggaagaaagagaatatgtagtacgagatagatctatatttcctcaccccaatctctctctttcagaaagtTGGCATTTCTGCTCTCATTATGCACCGCCTTCATCAATGATCAGTATTTCTGAATGAGCCAAGTTTAGAGCTTGTTTCCTTCGTTTCATGGGGATGTAATTTTCGGTATGCCTGTTACAGGATAGTGTACAGTTTCATGCCCACATCTGTTAACCTTTTCCGTGACATTGGCAGTCATTGGCAGAGGACAGCTGGTCCCTTTCATTGGTCACCGACTTGATTGTTGGGCTACGAAGTACCTGAGAATTtacattaagaatttttttgccAGTCTTGATCTTTGAGGAcctgggggcgggggaggggttgGAATTAGTTTTAATTTCGAGGTTCTTTCGTTGTTATTTTTGCTAGCTCTTAGGTGTCTAATAAGTAAGCATGCAATACCACATGTTGAGGTGTTTCTTTTGTCTTATATACTAAAACTTCTGctgatacagaaagaagagatcgcacttagtaaaaaatagaaaataaattaataaattgataaaaatgtatgaaaatgcaagaagaataatatcagggcagtaatgcattgcatcttctcttgaacttctgaagttccaattgcttgacatcctcagtagggagactgttccacagcccaacggtgtgaggaacaaaggacctctggaactgagaaggtcTACAGTgtaagcacatttactgcatattggtgctggtgatcagcaaatctggttgcccTTGGCGGGAAAAGGGGATCGGGGATCAgtcgtgaatgtgaaagatctcttaaaatgcaacttatgaaaaactgacaaacaggAGACCGTCCGTAGAAGGTCCAACCAAATCATAACTGctgatgttaggaaacagaaacctaccaccacaaaccactcgaTCTAAAAGAGATAAGTCTCTGGCAGAAGCTGACATGCACATCGGagaacaaatgacctaaaacaggttgcaatgattCTATCCCTTAAGtatatgaggcctttcgtacGATATCTAACTTTCCCTCAACATTTGCTGACGATTTCATGAGATGTTCCTCAAAAGTTAGATGCAAGTC
This genomic interval carries:
- the LOC136853194 gene encoding uncharacterized protein isoform X2 is translated as MTGDSREDPTTDNPEKELPKFSGKETTDFHMSSNKRKMSFTEGLKDFANDLINPRLLILKCTYFFLLSAVVILWPQFTIHQKAIGLSEYQTGTIASVTAVATIFFPFIGGFVGDKVGNYRILMATASIITGGIALFFTWVPSANVETPISNFSDATSSNFSFEVNSSGQANSATEVDDDQLKWTFWIYLCVRTAYGEIFYVSAAMQVVTGLLMLGVNIDFKMPALSLTREIFQLLIRPEPLILYGALFAAGMFTGYFETFMYRYLHELGASEILIGMTVTVGAPFEFIMTLVTCNLAKSFGYVPLITFGLAAHGVQFLGFSFLQNPWWVLPLEAIGSAADGFFLTASVTYLAVLFPTENIASFRGLHGIVHYGLGKFLGIVIGGEMKEHLGHVYTSLIWTGLAVLTSVIYCSAHYALEKYRSTNFSTKHEGMTSKKELSGIDNVAWEGPT
- the LOC136853194 gene encoding major facilitator superfamily domain-containing protein 6-like isoform X1, with product MTGDSREDPTTDNPEKELPKFSGKETTDFHMSSNKRKMSFTEGLKDFANDLINPRLLILKCTYFFLLSAVVILWPQFTIHQKAIGLSEYQTGTIASVTAVATIFFPFIGGFVGDKVGNYRILMATASIITGGIALFFTWVPSANVETPISNFSDATSSNFSFEVNSSGQANSATEVDDDQLKWTFWIYLCVRTAYGIVNGITYVFFDAAVMANVQNSDVNFGYQRAWGTVGAFISSFLGGVIVEQTGSFNEIFYVSAAMQVVTGLLMLGVNIDFKMPALSLTREIFQLLIRPEPLILYGALFAAGMFTGYFETFMYRYLHELGASEILIGMTVTVGAPFEFIMTLVTCNLAKSFGYVPLITFGLAAHGVQFLGFSFLQNPWWVLPLEAIGSAADGFFLTASVTYLAVLFPTENIASFRGLHGIVHYGLGKFLGIVIGGEMKEHLGHVYTSLIWTGLAVLTSVIYCSAHYALEKYRSTNFSTKHEGMTSKKELSGIDNVAWEGPT